DNA from Verrucomicrobiota bacterium:
TTCCTGGGCGGCCTGCTGGTGTTCATGCAAACAGTGATTCATCTGAGTCCTCTGGCCAATGAACCCGGGCATCCGCAGGAACTGGTGGTACTGCTGTTGGCACTGGCTGTACTGCTGGCCGCGCGCCCATCCCGCCGAATTCCGGGGTTGGAACTGCTCGCCGTGATCGGAGTCGCCCTCGGCTTCACCAAAGTCAACGTCGGCGTGTTCTATGTGTTCGCCCTGTTCCTGGCCATTCGTTGCCATGGGGATGACCGCCTGAACCGCGCACCCTGGAGCTGGCTCTTTCCCGGAGTATGCGCCGTGCTGCCCTTCCTGCTGATGCGCCGACATTTGGAGGCGGATTGGTGTCGCAATTACGGCGTGGTGATGGCGTGTGCCGTGGCGGCAACGCTTCTGGTTGCCCAACAAACGGCGGTGAAACGACGTTGGATGCCGGGCGAATACCTACGGTTGGGGGCGTGCCTGGTGGTGCCGTCCTTGATGCTGTTCGGATTTACCGTATTCACCGGCACCTCCCTGCACGGGGCGGTGGATGGCCTGGTACTGACTCCGCTGCGAATGCCTGGCGTGGCCCTGTTGCGACTTTTGTTGCCGGACACCGTGCTACTGAACGCGGCCTTGGCGCTCACCCTGGCCATCTGCGTGACTTGGAAAGGCACCACCGGACGCTGGGCGAACAGCCTCGCCGTGCTCAAGGGCATTTACGGATTGGTCGGTATTCTATGGCTAGTGAGCGATCCACGCGCGCAATTGGGATACCTGTTACCTTGGGTCTGGCTGATGCTGGTGCCCGGCACGAACGACGCGCCCCGCACCGCCGAGACCACATTCCCCCGGATTTTCCTTTGCGTGATGGCGGCCTGGCAAGGCTTGCAGGGATATCCGATCGCGGGCACCCAAGTTGCCTTGGGCACCATGCTCCTGGTGGTGGTCTACACAGTGTGTCTGGGCGACGCGCTTCGGGCATCACCAATTTCAGAACGGATCCTGCCCCAGCTTCAGTCTCTGTCCCCGCGTGTCATTGGCTGGGGACGGGCCTTGATCGTGATGATCATGCTATACTGGTTCGCCAACGTGTGGTGCGGACTGCCGGAACTGCGACAATACCACACCAGCCTGACGCCGCTCGACTTGCCAGGCTCACGTTTGGTTCGTCAACCGGAGGCGACAGCGCATTTTCTGCGTGCTCAGGTGCAATATCTGCGGACCGAATGCGACACCTTCATCTCCTACCCCGGCTTTTGCAGCCTTTATCTATGGGCGGAAAAACCACCTCCCACCCAATTAAACAGCACCGGCTGGGGCCAACTGAGCCACGCCCAGCAGGAGCAGATCATCGCTGCCCTGCGTCAGGCCAAACGCCCGGTCATCGTGGTGGACGAGGGCTTGGCGAAACGCTGGGAACTGGGCATTCCGGAGCCAATTCGCCCCATGGTTTCCTTTATCACAGAAGAATGCCAACCCGTCCACCGCATCGGCAGCAACCTGATCTTCCGGCCCAGAAAACGGGAACCGAATCCGGGGATGTTATAGCACTTTCATAACTTACGCAGCCGCTCGACATCAGTCGGCGCTGAATTATTTCCAGGTCTTTTCCCCTTTCGCGTGTTTGGCGTGATTGGCGGTTAAATGCCCCCCAATTTTCAATGTCCATGTGGTCAATCGGGTCTATGCGGTCCCCCAATTTGCAATGCCCGGCTCTTTACACATCCCATCAGTCCCATTCCCCCCATTCTCAATTGTCCATTCCCCGATCACTTCCGCCTTTAGCCTTCATACTTCATTTTTTGCCATATTCCCTTTTCGCGTGTTTGGCGTGATTAGCGGTTAAATGCCCCCATTTTCAATGTCCATATGGTCAATCGGGTCCATGCGGTCCCAACCACTGCTAACTGGTTACTGGTTACTTGCCTTCCGCCTTCATCCTTCATACCTCATACTTTCCCTGCCATCCTGTCTTCATTTTTTTCCATATTCCCCTTTCGCGTGTTTGGCGATTAGCGGTTCAATTTCCAATGCCCGGCTCTTTACTCATCCCATCAGTCCCATTCGTCCTATCCATTCCTATTCAGTTTCTATCCCATCAACCTCTCATATCACCTTCCAAATACGGATGCCGAATGTGTCTTTAAGACTATAGACTTAAAGTCAACGGAGACGTGTACTGTGGAATGGTAAAGCGTAAGGCTTTAGCTCTGGAATATTACGTCTCTATGGTAGCGAAGAAATTCCTGTGAAGGTTCAGTCAGTTTATCTGGCAACCGAATGGGCTTCCCTTCAAACGGAACAAAATTTTGCTCCAGCGTTGGCTGCGGAAAATATCTCCTTAGACGCTGACTCAAAATCACGTTGAATTTCTCGTCAATCGCAATAAGGCCAGAATCAAACGCAGCGTCATGAAGACTTGAGAGGCAAAGTCCGTTTCGCGGATTAAGCCGCTCTTCTAGGCAATCACTCCACGGCTTGATATGGCTAGCCACGAGTAAACGTGGAATGTTAACACCGCTGATACAACATCGAACATCGTAGGCGTTGAGTATCGCTTGCCGGAAGAATTGCTGGCCACGACGAGTTTTGACTGTTGACTGCCCTTCTGTTGGCC
Protein-coding regions in this window:
- a CDS encoding HNH endonuclease, yielding MPKTQSVKWTREHFLIALNLYCKLPFGKLHRGNPIIIEVAQKMGRSPSSLAMKLCNFASLDPVQQARGIRGLSGATKMDCEMWTEFREKVATLGVESEQMLHDLFTRDNDREVDFLQRDEIRLETGRHNIPSGPTEGQSTVKTRRGQQFFRQAILNAYDVRCCISGVNIPRLLVASHIKPWSDCLEERLNPRNGLCLSSLHDAAFDSGLIAIDEKFNVILSQRLRRYFPQPTLEQNFVPFEGKPIRLPDKLTEPSQEFLRYHRDVIFQS